Proteins encoded in a region of the Methanobrevibacter sp. genome:
- the rbr gene encoding rubrerythrin: MADLKGTKTEANLQAAFAGESQAHTKYQYFAAKAKEEGYVQIHDIFMETSKNEREHAKIWFKLLHDEDIPDTIANLNAAADGENEEWTAMYKEFAETAKEEGFPMIAFLFEKVGAIEKEHEERYRTLLANVENDAVFNKEEDIEWKCENCGFVFSGPNAPEKCPVCGLPKAHFEERATNFK; this comes from the coding sequence ATGGCAGACTTAAAAGGTACAAAAACTGAAGCAAACTTACAAGCAGCTTTTGCTGGTGAGTCCCAAGCACATACTAAATACCAATACTTTGCTGCAAAAGCAAAAGAAGAAGGTTACGTTCAAATCCACGATATTTTCATGGAAACTTCCAAAAATGAAAGAGAACACGCTAAAATCTGGTTCAAACTCTTACACGATGAAGACATTCCAGACACAATAGCTAACCTCAATGCTGCAGCAGACGGTGAAAACGAAGAGTGGACTGCAATGTACAAAGAGTTCGCAGAAACCGCTAAAGAAGAAGGTTTCCCAATGATTGCATTCTTATTTGAAAAAGTAGGTGCAATCGAAAAAGAACACGAAGAAAGATACAGAACTTTACTTGCAAACGTTGAAAACGATGCAGTATTCAACAAAGAAGAAGACATCGAATGGAAATGTGAAAACTGTGGATTTGTTTTCTCAGGTCCTAACGCACCTGAAAAATGTCCTGTATGCGGACTTCCTAAAGCACATTTCGAAGAAAGAGCTACCAACTTTAAATAA